The window AAAAGGAACTTCAATAGTTATGACATTCGATCCTCATCCTATAAAAGTTTTAGCACCTGAAAGGGATCTAAAATTGTTGATGACCTTTGATGAAAAGGTGAGGCTGATAGAGAAAGCGGGGATAGATGTCCTTTTCTGCATAACTTTTAATAGAGAATTTGCCAATCTATTACCTGATGAGTTTATTAATCGTATTTTACTCGAAAGGATTGGAGCAAAAGAAGTTATTGTAGGATCGAATTATACCTTTGGTAAAAATAGAAAGGGCACTATTGAGTTACTTAGAAGGCGAGGGAAAAAATATGGTTTTTCAGTAAAAGTCATAAGAAGTGTAAAGAGGAACAATTTGGTTGTTAGTAGCAGTACAATCAGAAATCTTTTGATTAGAGGTGCTGTACTTGAAACTTCCAAATTTCTTGGAAGAGCTTACTCTGTAGAGGGAACTGTCATAAAGGGTAAAGGAAGGGGCAGCAGCTTGATGCATATACCAACAGCCAATATTACAACACCGGTTGAGATTACACCAAGGGAAGGTGTTTACGCAGTAAGAGTTGGACTTAAAGGAAAAATATATGAAGGTGTTGCAAATATTGGAAAAAATCCAACATTTGGAAATGGTCAAAGAAGTTATGAGGTGCATATATTGAATTTTTCCGGAAATATTCTAAAAGAAAAGATACGTATATATTTCATAGATAGGATTCGCAGCGAGAGGTGTTTCCCTGATGTGGATAGTCTGGAGGAACAGATAAGACAGGACATTGAAAAGGCTAAATACATTTTGCAAACAAAATATGCCAAATTATTGATAGAAGATACTTAAAAATATTTCCTATCGCCTGACACGAGAGATAATGGCTATTGCTAAAAATAAACTGATTAGATATAATATATATTTATAATAAAGGAGGTTAAATTGAAGGAAGGAATTCACCCATCTTATGTTGAGGCTAAAGTTGTTTGTGCTTGTGGTGAAACATTCATAACAAGGTCTACGAAGCAAAATATTCGAGTAGATATTTGTTCAAAATGTCATCCTTTCTTTACCGGTAAACAGAAAATTGTAGATGCCGAGGGAAGGGTGGAGAAGTTTAAAAAGAAATACTCACGATCACAATCTGCTTCTGAGAAGTAGATAGACAAACTTTAAAAAGTCGTTGGTCAGGTCCTTATGGCTAACGGCTTTTTTTTGGATATTCAGATGTTGATGCAAAAATTTCACATGAAAAATATAGGTGGGCAAGCAGTTATAGAAGGTGTTATGATGAAGGGATTGAAAGGATGGACTGTTGCTGTTAGAGGTCCTAATGGAGAAATTTTTATTAAAAGGGAACAGCTTTCAAAATTACCAAAGATTTTTAAATTACCCATCATTCGTGGATTTATTGCACTTTTTCAAGCCCTTTTTATTGGTATTAAAGCTTTAGAATTTTCTGCAAGCAAAGCATATGAGGAGGGTGAAGGAAAGACACTTAATCCTCTATCTATAGTTTTGACTATAGGAGTATCAATTTTGCTTGGTGTTGTTCTCTTCATATTGCTACCTCTTTATGTTACAAAGCTTTTAGGGATTATTTTTATCCCAGTTGCCAGAAGTTCTCTTGTTTTCAA is drawn from Nitrospirota bacterium and contains these coding sequences:
- a CDS encoding bifunctional riboflavin kinase/FAD synthetase yields the protein MNIIRGLENFKLRYPNTILTIGNFDGLHLGHQKILSTVVERAKEIKGTSIVMTFDPHPIKVLAPERDLKLLMTFDEKVRLIEKAGIDVLFCITFNREFANLLPDEFINRILLERIGAKEVIVGSNYTFGKNRKGTIELLRRRGKKYGFSVKVIRSVKRNNLVVSSSTIRNLLIRGAVLETSKFLGRAYSVEGTVIKGKGRGSSLMHIPTANITTPVEITPREGVYAVRVGLKGKIYEGVANIGKNPTFGNGQRSYEVHILNFSGNILKEKIRIYFIDRIRSERCFPDVDSLEEQIRQDIEKAKYILQTKYAKLLIEDT
- the rpmE gene encoding 50S ribosomal protein L31, translated to MKEGIHPSYVEAKVVCACGETFITRSTKQNIRVDICSKCHPFFTGKQKIVDAEGRVEKFKKKYSRSQSASEK